The following coding sequences are from one Xiphophorus couchianus chromosome 7, X_couchianus-1.0, whole genome shotgun sequence window:
- the LOC114147587 gene encoding piggyBac transposable element-derived protein 4-like, which yields MAKRTQKLMNAEEALELLMQNSKPWDSEGEDIDEEVIDKEDLDAQPDSDSELSSDEETLPLPKKSARSGSEPTETTKDGTVWRQEQVGTHLHFTPIEPYAKDGEPSAKASRSIRSRLQSFLCFITLEMLHTIQQWTTQHARQEQQDWFMDLSELMAFISVIILRGLTKVPSLCDSWSANLGNPMIISTTARNRFQNIMRHLRFDDMFTRRERAETNRFTAISDLWESFAANCISSYSPGRHITVDEQLFPTKTRCCFLQYIATKPDKFGIKFWVACDLKSKYICNVFPYLGKDPSRPSGERLSETVVMRLMEPFMDKGRTVTTDNFFTSLSLAQRLRRRKTTILGTVNKCRREIPQSTKRKDRTEFTTQVFSTSDATLTVYVPKRKKVVYILSSMHSVVETEDTTRRKPNTIKQYNKAKCGVDVMDKMVREYSVRAGTRRWPVAVFYNMIDMAALNAHVLYQACTVVQERRVDFLVELAKELANSHVSEKKACKEQLLCQQPATPSPGKRAKCQINRRCIKNSTNRRCVDCFKYACGKCSKPMNWQCQMCADSADSAQNEG from the exons ATGGCGAAGAGGACACAGAAGCTGATGAATGCTGAAGAGGCTTTGGAATTACTTATGCAGAATTCCAAGCCTTGGGATTCAGAAGGAGAAGATATAGATGAAGAAGTCATAGACAAAGAAGACCTAGACGCTCAACCGGATTCGGACTCTGAGCTGTCTTCAG atgAGGAGACTCTCCCGCTACCAAAAAAGAGTGCTCGTTCGGGGAGTGAGCCGACAGAGACCACGAAGGATGGTACAGTGTGGCGGCAGGAACAAGTGGGGACACATCTCCATTTCACTCCAATTGAGCCGTACGCCAAAGATGGAGAGCCAAGCGCTAAGGCCAGTCGAAGCATCCGGAGTCGCCTTCAGagcttcctctgttttattactCTGGAGATGCTTCATACCATTCAACAGTGGACCACCCAACATGCACGTCAGGAGCAGCAGGATTGGTTCATGGATCTCTcggaactaatggcatttatttcagtcattatctTGCGGGGgctgaccaaggttccatcactatgtgacagctggtcagcaaacctgggaAACCCAATGATCATTTCAACTACGGCCCGAAACCGCTTCCAAAACATCATGCGACACCTACGCTTTGATGACATGTTTACACGCCGTGAGCGAGCGGAGACCAACAGATTCACTGCAATCTCTGATCTTTGGGAATCGTTTGCCGCTAACTGCATCTCATCCTACAGCCCTGGTCGACACATCACTGTTGATGAACAGCTTTTCCCCACAAAAACCCGCTGCTGTTTCCTTCAATACATAGCAACAAAACCGGACAAGTTTGGCATCAAGTTTTGGGTGGCTTGCGACTTGAAATCAAAGTACATCTGCAATGTCTTCCCATATCTTGGCAAGGACCCCAGTCGTCCCAGCGGGGAGAGACTGTCCGAGACTGTAGTGATGAGGCTGATGGAACCGTTCATGGACAAGGGCAGAACTGTAACCACGGACAATTTCTTCACATCACTGTCACTTGCGCAACGACTGCGTCGCCGGAAAACCACCATCCTCGGCACAGTCAACAAGTGTCGCAGGGAAATTCCACAATCCACTAAACGGAAGGATCGCACTGAATTCaccactcaggtgttttcaacCTCTGATGCCACGCTGACTGTGTATGTGCCCAAAAGGAAGAAGGTCGTTTACATTCTCAGCAGCATGCACAGCGTGGTTGAGACCGAGGATACCACCAGAAGAAAGCCAAACACCATCAAACAATATAACAAAGCAAAGTGCGGTGTGGATGTGATGGACAAAATGGTGCGGGAGTACAGCGTGCGTGCAGGAACACGGAGGTGGCCAGTTGCCGTGTTCtacaacatgattgacatggcagcactgaatgcgcATGTGCTGTATCAGGCATGCACTgtggtgcaggagagacgggtggacttcctggtggaGCTCGCAAAAGAGTTGgctaactctcatgtgagtgagaagaaggcgtGCAAGGAGCAACTGCTTTGCCAACAACCTGccacacccagcccaggcaaaagggcgaagtgccAAATCAACCGtcgatgcattaaaaatagtacaaatagGAGATGCGTTGACTGCTTCAAATACGCATGTGGCAAATGCAGCAAGCCCATGAACTGGCAGTGCCAGATGTGTGCCGACAGTGCAGACAGTGCACAGAATGAGGGCTGA